A region of Saimiri boliviensis isolate mSaiBol1 chromosome 8, mSaiBol1.pri, whole genome shotgun sequence DNA encodes the following proteins:
- the USP19 gene encoding ubiquitin carboxyl-terminal hydrolase 19 isoform X15: protein MSGGASATGPRRGPPGLEDATSKKKQKDRANQESKDGDPRKETGGRYVAQAGLELLASGDPSASASCAAEITGSRHRTRLFFPTSSGSASTPREEQTKAELLLDWRQSAEEVIVKLRLGVGPLQLEDIDAAFTDTDCVVRFSGGQQWGGVFYAEIKGSCAKVQTRKGSLLHLTLPKKVPMLTWPSLLKKPLGTQELVPGLQCQENGQELSPTALEPGPEPHRVKQEARNQKRAQGRGEVEADEQHCIPQLNPQTCLRDSEENLALSVGEKAVSPGNDLVSPAMVRSRNPVKDDCVKEEMTVAADAATLVDGKEPESMVNLAFVKNDSYEKGPDSVVVHVYVKEICRDTSRVLFREQDFTLIFQTRDGNFLRLHPGCGPHTIFRWQVKLRNLIEPEQCTFCFTASRINICLRKRQSQRWGGLEAPAARGAVGGAKVAVPTGPTPLDSTPPGGAPHPLTGQEEARAVEKDKSKARSEDTGLDSVAARTPMEHVTPKPETHLASPKPTCMVPPMPHSPVSGDSVEEEEEEEKKVCLPGFTGLVNLGNTCFMNSVIQSLSNTRELRDFFHDRSFEAEINYNNPLGTGGRLAIGFAVLLRALWKGTHHAFQPSKLKAIVASKASQFTGYAQHDAQEFMAFLLDGLHEDLNRIQNKPYTETVDSDGRPDEVVAEEAWQRHKMRNDSFIVDLFQGQYKSKLVCPVCAKVSITFDPFLYLPVPLPQKQKVLPVFYFAREPHSKPVKFLVSVSKENSTASEVLDSLSQSVHVKPENLRLAEVIKNRFQRVFLPSHSLDTVSPSDMLLCFELLSPELAKERVVVLEVQQRPQVPSVPISKCAACQRKQQSEDEKLKRCTRCYRVGYCNQLCQKTHWPDHKGLCRPENIGYPFLVSVPASRLTYARLAQLLEGYARYSVSVFQPPFQPGRMALESQSPGCTTLLSTGSLEAGDSERDPIQPPELQLVTPVADGDTGPPRVWTASDRGPVPSTSGISSEMLASGPTEIGSLPASERVSRPEAAVPGYQHPSEAMNAHTPQFFIYKIDSSNREQRLEDKGDTPLELGDDCSLALVWRNNERLQEFVLVASKELECAEDPGSAGEAARAGHFTLDQCLNLFTRPEVLAPEEAWYCPQCKQHREASKQLLLWRLPNVLIVQLKRFSFRSFIWRDKINDLVEFPVRNLDLSKFCIGQKEEQLSSYDLYAVINHYGGMIGGHYTACARLPNDRSSQRSDVGWRLFDDSTVTTVDESQVVTRYAYVLFYRRRNSPVERPPRAGHSEHHPDLGPAVEAAASQASRIWQELEAEEEPVPEGPGPMGPWGPQDWVGPPPRGPTTPDEGCLRYFVLGTVAALVALVLNVFYPLVSQSRWR, encoded by the exons ATGTCTGGCGGGGCCAGTGCCACAGGCCCAAGGAGAGGGCCCCCAGGACTGGAGGATGCCACTAGTAAGAAGAAGCAGAAGGATCGAGCAAACCAGGAGAGCAAGGATGGAGATCCTAGGAAAG agacagggggtcgatatgttgcccaggctggtcttgaactcctggcctcaggtgatccttctgcctcagcctcctgtgcagctgagattacagggtcACGCCACCGTACCCGGCTGTTCTTTCCTACGTCGTCAGGGTCAGCATCCACACCTCGAGAGGAGCAGACCAAAGCGG AGTTGTTGCTTGATTGGAGGCAGAGTGCAGAAGAGGTAATTGTCAAGCTTCGTTTGGGAGTAGGTCCCCTTCAGCTGGAGGACATAGATGCTGCTTTCACAGATACGGACTGTGTGGTGCGGTTTTCAG gtggTCAGCAGTGGGGTGGTGTCTTCTATGCTGAGATAAAAGGATCTTGCGCTAAAGTGCAGACCCGCAAGGGGAGTCTCCTGCACCTGACACTGCCCAAGAAGGTGCCTATGCTCACGTGGCCCTCTCTCCTG AAGAAACCTCTAGGGACCCAGGAGCTGGTGCCGGGGCTGCAGTGCCAGGAGAATGGGCAGGAACTGTCTCCCACTGCCCTAGAGCCAGGCCCTGAGCCCCACCGGGTTAAGCAGGAGGCCCGGAATCAGAAGCGGGCCCAGGGCCGTGGTGAG GTTGAGGCTGATGAACAGCATTGCATACCACAGCTGAACCCCCAAACCTGCCTCCGGGACTCAGAGGAGAATTTAGCTCTTTCTGTAGGAGAGAAAGCAGTGTCTCCCGGGAATGACCTAGTCTCTCCAGCCATGGTCCGGAGCAGAAATCCTGTGAAAGATGACTGTGTCAAGGAGGAGATGACAGTGGCAGCAGATGCTGCAACCTTGGTGGATGGTaaag AACCTGAGTCGATGGTGAACCTGGCATTTGTCAAGAATGACTCGTATGAGAAAGGCCCGGATTCAGTGGTGGTGCACGTGTACGTGAAGGAAATCTGCAGGGATACCTCAAGAGTACTTTTCCGTGAGCAGGACTTCACACTCATCTTCCAGACCAG GGATGGAAACTTCTTGAGGCTGCACCCGGGCTGTGGGCCCCACACCATCTTCCGTTGGCAGGTGAAGCTCAG GAATCTGATTGAGCCAGAGCAGTGCACCTTCTGTTTCACGGCTTCTCGCATCAACATCTGCCTTCGTAAGAGGCAGAGTCAGCGCTGGGGGGGCCTGGAGGCCCCGGCTGCACGAG GTGCAGTGGGTGGTGCAAAGGTTGCCGTGCCGACAGGTCCAACCCCTCTGGATTCAACCCCACCAGGAggtgctccccaccccctgacaggccagGAGGAGGCCCGGGCTGTGGAGAAGGATAAATCCAAGGCAAGATCTGAGGACACAGGGCTAGACAGTGTGGCAGCCCGCACACCCATGGAGCATGTAACCCCAAAGCCAGAGACACACCTGGCCTCG CCCAAGCCTACATGTATGGTGCCTCCCATGCCCCACAGCCCAGTGAGTGGAGAcagtgtggaggaggaggaagaagaagagaagaaggtgTGTCTGCCAGGCTTCACTGGCCTTGTCAATTTAGGCAACACCTGCTTCATGAACAGCGTCATTCAGTCTCTGTCCAACACTCGGGAACTCCGGGACTTCTTCCATG ACCGCTCCTTTGAGGCTGAGATCAACTACAACAACCCACTAGGGACTGGTGGGCGTCTGGCCATTGGCTTTGCTGTGCTGCTTCGGGCGCTGTGGAAGGGCACCCATCATGCCTTCCAGCCTTCCAAGTTGAAG GCCATTGTGGCAAGTAAGGCCAGCCAGTTCACAGGCTATGCGCAGCATGATGCCCAAGAGTTCATGGCTTTCCTGCTGGATGGGCTGCACGAGGACCTGAATCGGATTCAAAACAAGCCCTACACAGAGACTGTGGACTCAGATGGGCGGCCTGATGAG GTGGTAGCTGAGGAAGCATGGCAGCGGCACAAGATGAGGAATGACTCTTTCATCGTGGACCTATTTCAGGGCCAGTACAAGTCGAAGCTGGTGTGCCCTGTGTGTGCCAAG GTCTCCATCACCTTTGACCCATTTCTTTATCTGCCGGTGCCCTTGCCACAAAAGCAAAAGGTTCTACCCGTCTTTTATTTTGCCCGAGAGCCCCACAGCAAGCCCGTCAAG TTCCTGGTGAGCGTCAGCAAGGAGAACTCCACTGCAAGTGAAGTATTGGACTCTCTCTCTCAGAGCGTTCATGTGAAGCCTGAGAACCTGCGTTTGGCAGAG GTAATTAAGAATCGTTTCCAACGTGTGTTCCTGCCCTCCCACTCACTGGACACTGTGTCCCCATCTGATATGCTCCTCTGCTTTGAGCTGCTATCACCAGAGTTGGCTAAGGAGCGGGTAGTGGTGCTAGAGGTGCAACAG CGCCCTCAGGTGCCCAGCGTCCCCATCTCGAAGTGTGCAGCCTGCCAGCGGAAGCAACAGTCGGAGGATGAAAAGCTGAAGCGCTGTACCCGGTGCTATCGTGTGGGCTACTGCAACCA GCTCTGCCAGAAAACCCACTGGCCTGACCACAAGGGCCTCTGCCGACCTGAGAACATTGGCTACCCCTTCCTGGTCAGTGTACCTGCCTCACGCCTCACTTACGCCCGCCTTGCTCAGCTGCTAGAGGGCTATGCCCG GTACTCTGTGAGTGTATTCCAGCCACCCTTTCAACCTGGCCGCATGGCTTTGGAGTCTCAGAGCCCTGGCTGCACCACACTGCTCTCCACTGGCTCCCTGGAAGCTGGGGACAGTGAGAGGGACCCCATTCAGCCACCTGAGCTCCAGCTGGTGACCCCTGTGGCTGATGGGGACACAGGGCCTCCCCGGGTGTGGACAGCCTCTGACCGGGGTCCCGTGCCCAGCACCAGTGGAATTTCTTCTGAGATGCTGGCCAGTGGGCCCACTGAGATTGGCTCCTTGCCTGCTAGCGAGAGGGTGTCCCGACCTGAAG CCGCTGTGCCTGGGTACCAGCACCCAAGTGAAGCTATGAATGCCCACACACCCCagttcttcatctataaaattgacTCATCCAACCGAGAGCAGCGGCTAGAGGACAAAG GAGACACCCCACTGGAGCTGGGTGATGATTGTAGCCTGGCTCTCGTCTGGCGGAACAATGAGCGGTTGCAGGAGTTTGTATTGGTAGCCTCTAAGGAGCTGGAATGTGCTGAGGATCCAGGCTCTGCTGGTGAGGCTGCCCGGGCTGGCCACTTCACCCTGGACCAGTGCCTCAACCTCTTCACACGACCTGAGGTGCTGGCACCCGAGGAGGCCTG GTACTGCCCACAGTGCAAACAGCACCGTGAGGCCTCCAAGCAGCTGTTGCTATGGCGCCTGCCAAACGTTCTCATCGTGCAGCTCAAGCGCTTCTCCTTTCGTAGTTTTATCTGGCGTGATAAGATCAATGACTTGGTGGAGTTCCCTGTTCG GAATCTGGACCTGAGCAAGTTCTGCATTGGCCAGAAAGAGGAGCAGCTATCCAGCTATGATCTGTATGCTGTGATTAACCACTATGGAGGCATGATCGGTGGCCACTACACTGCCTGTGCACGCCTGCCCAATGATCGTAGCAGTCAGCGCAGTGACGTGG
- the USP19 gene encoding ubiquitin carboxyl-terminal hydrolase 19 isoform X16, with the protein MSGGASATGPRRGPPGLEDATSKKKQKDRANQESKDGDPRKETGGRYVAQAGLELLASGDPSASASCAAEITGSRHRTRLFFPTSSGSASTPREEQTKAELLLDWRQSAEEVIVKLRLGVGPLQLEDIDAAFTDTDCVVRFSGGQQWGGVFYAEIKGSCAKVQTRKGSLLHLTLPKKVPMLTWPSLLKKPLGTQELVPGLQCQENGQELSPTALEPGPEPHRVKQEARNQKRAQGRGEVEADEQHCIPQLNPQTCLRDSEENLALSVGEKAVSPGNDLVSPAMVRSRNPVKDDCVKEEMTVAADAATLVDEPESMVNLAFVKNDSYEKGPDSVVVHVYVKEICRDTSRVLFREQDFTLIFQTRDGNFLRLHPGCGPHTIFRWQVKLRNLIEPEQCTFCFTASRINICLRKRQSQRWGGLEAPAARVGGAKVAVPTGPTPLDSTPPGGAPHPLTGQEEARAVEKDKSKARSEDTGLDSVAARTPMEHVTPKPETHLASPKPTCMVPPMPHSPVSGDSVEEEEEEEKKVCLPGFTGLVNLGNTCFMNSVIQSLSNTRELRDFFHDRSFEAEINYNNPLGTGGRLAIGFAVLLRALWKGTHHAFQPSKLKAIVASKASQFTGYAQHDAQEFMAFLLDGLHEDLNRIQNKPYTETVDSDGRPDEVVAEEAWQRHKMRNDSFIVDLFQGQYKSKLVCPVCAKVSITFDPFLYLPVPLPQKQKVLPVFYFAREPHSKPVKFLVSVSKENSTASEVLDSLSQSVHVKPENLRLAEVIKNRFQRVFLPSHSLDTVSPSDMLLCFELLSPELAKERVVVLEVQQRPQVPSVPISKCAACQRKQQSEDEKLKRCTRCYRVGYCNQLCQKTHWPDHKGLCRPENIGYPFLVSVPASRLTYARLAQLLEGYARYSVSVFQPPFQPGRMALESQSPGCTTLLSTGSLEAGDSERDPIQPPELQLVTPVADGDTGPPRVWTASDRGPVPSTSGISSEMLASGPTEIGSLPASERVSRPEAAVPGYQHPSEAMNAHTPQFFIYKIDSSNREQRLEDKGDTPLELGDDCSLALVWRNNERLQEFVLVASKELECAEDPGSAGEAARAGHFTLDQCLNLFTRPEVLAPEEAWYCPQCKQHREASKQLLLWRLPNVLIVQLKRFSFRSFIWRDKINDLVEFPVRNLDLSKFCIGQKEEQLSSYDLYAVINHYGGMIGGHYTACARLPNDRSSQRSDVGWRLFDDSTVTTVDESQVVTRYAYVLFYRRRNSPVERPPRAGHSEHHPDLGPAVEAAASQASRIWQELEAEEEPVPEGPGPMGPWGPQDWVGPPPRGPTTPDEGCLRYFVLGTVAALVALVLNVFYPLVSQSRWR; encoded by the exons ATGTCTGGCGGGGCCAGTGCCACAGGCCCAAGGAGAGGGCCCCCAGGACTGGAGGATGCCACTAGTAAGAAGAAGCAGAAGGATCGAGCAAACCAGGAGAGCAAGGATGGAGATCCTAGGAAAG agacagggggtcgatatgttgcccaggctggtcttgaactcctggcctcaggtgatccttctgcctcagcctcctgtgcagctgagattacagggtcACGCCACCGTACCCGGCTGTTCTTTCCTACGTCGTCAGGGTCAGCATCCACACCTCGAGAGGAGCAGACCAAAGCGG AGTTGTTGCTTGATTGGAGGCAGAGTGCAGAAGAGGTAATTGTCAAGCTTCGTTTGGGAGTAGGTCCCCTTCAGCTGGAGGACATAGATGCTGCTTTCACAGATACGGACTGTGTGGTGCGGTTTTCAG gtggTCAGCAGTGGGGTGGTGTCTTCTATGCTGAGATAAAAGGATCTTGCGCTAAAGTGCAGACCCGCAAGGGGAGTCTCCTGCACCTGACACTGCCCAAGAAGGTGCCTATGCTCACGTGGCCCTCTCTCCTG AAGAAACCTCTAGGGACCCAGGAGCTGGTGCCGGGGCTGCAGTGCCAGGAGAATGGGCAGGAACTGTCTCCCACTGCCCTAGAGCCAGGCCCTGAGCCCCACCGGGTTAAGCAGGAGGCCCGGAATCAGAAGCGGGCCCAGGGCCGTGGTGAG GTTGAGGCTGATGAACAGCATTGCATACCACAGCTGAACCCCCAAACCTGCCTCCGGGACTCAGAGGAGAATTTAGCTCTTTCTGTAGGAGAGAAAGCAGTGTCTCCCGGGAATGACCTAGTCTCTCCAGCCATGGTCCGGAGCAGAAATCCTGTGAAAGATGACTGTGTCAAGGAGGAGATGACAGTGGCAGCAGATGCTGCAACCTTGGTGGATG AACCTGAGTCGATGGTGAACCTGGCATTTGTCAAGAATGACTCGTATGAGAAAGGCCCGGATTCAGTGGTGGTGCACGTGTACGTGAAGGAAATCTGCAGGGATACCTCAAGAGTACTTTTCCGTGAGCAGGACTTCACACTCATCTTCCAGACCAG GGATGGAAACTTCTTGAGGCTGCACCCGGGCTGTGGGCCCCACACCATCTTCCGTTGGCAGGTGAAGCTCAG GAATCTGATTGAGCCAGAGCAGTGCACCTTCTGTTTCACGGCTTCTCGCATCAACATCTGCCTTCGTAAGAGGCAGAGTCAGCGCTGGGGGGGCCTGGAGGCCCCGGCTGCACGAG TGGGTGGTGCAAAGGTTGCCGTGCCGACAGGTCCAACCCCTCTGGATTCAACCCCACCAGGAggtgctccccaccccctgacaggccagGAGGAGGCCCGGGCTGTGGAGAAGGATAAATCCAAGGCAAGATCTGAGGACACAGGGCTAGACAGTGTGGCAGCCCGCACACCCATGGAGCATGTAACCCCAAAGCCAGAGACACACCTGGCCTCG CCCAAGCCTACATGTATGGTGCCTCCCATGCCCCACAGCCCAGTGAGTGGAGAcagtgtggaggaggaggaagaagaagagaagaaggtgTGTCTGCCAGGCTTCACTGGCCTTGTCAATTTAGGCAACACCTGCTTCATGAACAGCGTCATTCAGTCTCTGTCCAACACTCGGGAACTCCGGGACTTCTTCCATG ACCGCTCCTTTGAGGCTGAGATCAACTACAACAACCCACTAGGGACTGGTGGGCGTCTGGCCATTGGCTTTGCTGTGCTGCTTCGGGCGCTGTGGAAGGGCACCCATCATGCCTTCCAGCCTTCCAAGTTGAAG GCCATTGTGGCAAGTAAGGCCAGCCAGTTCACAGGCTATGCGCAGCATGATGCCCAAGAGTTCATGGCTTTCCTGCTGGATGGGCTGCACGAGGACCTGAATCGGATTCAAAACAAGCCCTACACAGAGACTGTGGACTCAGATGGGCGGCCTGATGAG GTGGTAGCTGAGGAAGCATGGCAGCGGCACAAGATGAGGAATGACTCTTTCATCGTGGACCTATTTCAGGGCCAGTACAAGTCGAAGCTGGTGTGCCCTGTGTGTGCCAAG GTCTCCATCACCTTTGACCCATTTCTTTATCTGCCGGTGCCCTTGCCACAAAAGCAAAAGGTTCTACCCGTCTTTTATTTTGCCCGAGAGCCCCACAGCAAGCCCGTCAAG TTCCTGGTGAGCGTCAGCAAGGAGAACTCCACTGCAAGTGAAGTATTGGACTCTCTCTCTCAGAGCGTTCATGTGAAGCCTGAGAACCTGCGTTTGGCAGAG GTAATTAAGAATCGTTTCCAACGTGTGTTCCTGCCCTCCCACTCACTGGACACTGTGTCCCCATCTGATATGCTCCTCTGCTTTGAGCTGCTATCACCAGAGTTGGCTAAGGAGCGGGTAGTGGTGCTAGAGGTGCAACAG CGCCCTCAGGTGCCCAGCGTCCCCATCTCGAAGTGTGCAGCCTGCCAGCGGAAGCAACAGTCGGAGGATGAAAAGCTGAAGCGCTGTACCCGGTGCTATCGTGTGGGCTACTGCAACCA GCTCTGCCAGAAAACCCACTGGCCTGACCACAAGGGCCTCTGCCGACCTGAGAACATTGGCTACCCCTTCCTGGTCAGTGTACCTGCCTCACGCCTCACTTACGCCCGCCTTGCTCAGCTGCTAGAGGGCTATGCCCG GTACTCTGTGAGTGTATTCCAGCCACCCTTTCAACCTGGCCGCATGGCTTTGGAGTCTCAGAGCCCTGGCTGCACCACACTGCTCTCCACTGGCTCCCTGGAAGCTGGGGACAGTGAGAGGGACCCCATTCAGCCACCTGAGCTCCAGCTGGTGACCCCTGTGGCTGATGGGGACACAGGGCCTCCCCGGGTGTGGACAGCCTCTGACCGGGGTCCCGTGCCCAGCACCAGTGGAATTTCTTCTGAGATGCTGGCCAGTGGGCCCACTGAGATTGGCTCCTTGCCTGCTAGCGAGAGGGTGTCCCGACCTGAAG CCGCTGTGCCTGGGTACCAGCACCCAAGTGAAGCTATGAATGCCCACACACCCCagttcttcatctataaaattgacTCATCCAACCGAGAGCAGCGGCTAGAGGACAAAG GAGACACCCCACTGGAGCTGGGTGATGATTGTAGCCTGGCTCTCGTCTGGCGGAACAATGAGCGGTTGCAGGAGTTTGTATTGGTAGCCTCTAAGGAGCTGGAATGTGCTGAGGATCCAGGCTCTGCTGGTGAGGCTGCCCGGGCTGGCCACTTCACCCTGGACCAGTGCCTCAACCTCTTCACACGACCTGAGGTGCTGGCACCCGAGGAGGCCTG GTACTGCCCACAGTGCAAACAGCACCGTGAGGCCTCCAAGCAGCTGTTGCTATGGCGCCTGCCAAACGTTCTCATCGTGCAGCTCAAGCGCTTCTCCTTTCGTAGTTTTATCTGGCGTGATAAGATCAATGACTTGGTGGAGTTCCCTGTTCG GAATCTGGACCTGAGCAAGTTCTGCATTGGCCAGAAAGAGGAGCAGCTATCCAGCTATGATCTGTATGCTGTGATTAACCACTATGGAGGCATGATCGGTGGCCACTACACTGCCTGTGCACGCCTGCCCAATGATCGTAGCAGTCAGCGCAGTGACGTGG